One region of Triticum aestivum cultivar Chinese Spring chromosome 6B, IWGSC CS RefSeq v2.1, whole genome shotgun sequence genomic DNA includes:
- the LOC123136543 gene encoding putative methyltransferase At1g22800, mitochondrial, with protein sequence MASGAAAAARRLLLLRHRRRHLVPNHHFSSSSADEVLDGGRVKIFDRDLKRRHRDRAAWAMRETDPLVDAVADNLLDRLEDCRKAFPSALCLGGSAGAVRRSLRGRGGIEKLTMMDMSVDMVNRWRELESATEDGPEMNFIVGDEEYLPIKENSQDLIMSCLGLHWTNDLPGAMIQCRLALKPDGLFLAAILGGETLKELRIACTIAQMEREGGISPRMSPLAQVRDAGNLLSRAGFALPGVDVDRYTVKYNSALELVEHLRAMAETNALFQRSPILKRDTALATAAIYQSMFGLEDGTIPATFQVIYMTGWKEHSSQQKPKRRGSATVSFGDIRKQFGSNQD encoded by the exons ATGGCTTCCGGGGCCGCGGCCGCCGCACGTCGCCTTCTGCTattgcgccaccgccgccgccacctcgttcCCAATCACCACTTCTCTTCCTCCTCGGCGGACGAAGTGCTGGACGGGGGCCGCGTCAAGATCTTCGATCGCGATCTGAAGCGCCGACACCGGGACAGGGCGGCATGGGCGATGCGGGAAACTGACCCACTGGTAGACGCGGTCGCCGATAACCTCCTCGACCGCCTCGAGGACTGCAGGAAGGCGTTCCCCTCGGCGCTCTGCCTCGGCGGTTCGGCCGGCGCCGTCCGCCGGTCGCTTCGCGGCCGTG GTGGAATCGAGAAATTGACCATGATGGACATGTCGGTAGACATGGTGAACAGGTGGCGGGAGTTGGAGAGTGCTACTGAGGACGGCCCCGAGATGAACTTTATCGTTGGAGATGAAGAGTATCTTCCTATCAAAGAGAA CTCCCAGGATTTGATAATGAGCTGTCTTGGGCTTCATTGGACAAATGATCTACCTGGAGCAATGATACAG TGTAGGTTGGCGTTGAAGCCTGATGGCCTTTTTCTTGCAGCAATTCTTGGCGGGGAGACTCTGAA GGAACTAAGAATTGCATGCACTATTGCTCAAATGGAACGTGAGGGAGGCATCAGTCCTCGAATGTCGCCATTAGCACAA GTCCGTGATGCAGGAAACCTTTTGTCAAGGGCAGGCTTCGCCCTTCCAGGAGTTGATGTAGATCGATATACAGTCAAGTACAATAGTG CTCTTGAACTTGTGGAACATCTTAGAGCAATGGCAGAAACGAATGCTCTCTTTCAAAGAAGCCCT ATATTAAAGAGAGATACAGCACTAGCTACTGCAGCCATTTACCAGTCAATGTTTGGGTTAGAAGATGGAACCATTCCAGCAACCTTTCAG GTAATTTACATGACTGGGTGGAAGGAGCATTCATCACAGCAAAAGCCTAAGAGAAGGGGTTCTGCCACTGTATCATTTGGTGACATAAGGAAACAATTTGGTTCCAACCAAGACTGA